One stretch of Juglans microcarpa x Juglans regia isolate MS1-56 chromosome 3D, Jm3101_v1.0, whole genome shotgun sequence DNA includes these proteins:
- the LOC121256088 gene encoding sterol 14-demethylase-like, protein MIRMEVDNKLFNMGLLIVATLVVAKLISALIVPRSRKRLPPVVKSWPVIGGLIRFMKGPILMLREEYPKLGSVFTLTLVNKKITFFIGPEVSSHFFKASESDLSQQEVYQFNVPTFGPGVVFDVDYSVRQEQFRFFTESLRVNKLKGYVDQMVAEAEDYFSKWGDSGEVDIKYELEHLIILTASRCLLGREVRDKLFDDVSALFHDLDNGMLPISVIFPYLPIPAHRRRDRARKKLAEIFAKIIASRKCAGKSENDMLQCFIDSKYKDGRPTTEAEITGLLIAALFAGQHTSSITSTWTGAYLLRHKEYLSAVLEEQKNLMGKHGNKVDHDILSEMDVLYRCIKEALRLHPPLILLLRSSHSDFSVTTRDGKEYDIPKGNIVATSPAFANRLPHIYKDPDRYDPDRFAIGREEDKAAGAFSYISFGGGRHGCLGEPFAYLQIKAIWSNLLRNFELELVSPFPEIDWNAMVVGVKGKVMVRYKRRKLCVN, encoded by the exons ATGATTAGGATGGAAGTGGATAACAAGTTGTTCAATATGGGTCTTCTCATTGTGGCCACTCTAGTGGTGGCAAAGCTTATTTCTGCGCTTATAGTGCCTAGATCGAGAAAACGTCTCCCTCCAGTTGTTAAGTCATGGCCTGTGATCGGTGGGCTTATCCGCTTCATGAAAGGTCCTATTCTGATGCTGAGGGAGGAGTACCCAAAGCTTGGAAGTGTATTCACATTGACTCTGGTTAACAAGAAGATTACTTTCTTTATCGGTCCCGAGGTTTCCTCACACTTCTTTAAAGCCTCCGAGTCTGATCTTAGCCAGCAGGAGGTGTACCAGTTCAATGTGCCAACTTTTGGTCCTGGAGTAGTATTTGATGTCGATTACTCAGTGCGGCAAGAGCAGTTTCGGTTCTTCACAGAGTCCCTGAGAGTGAATAAACTGAAGGGATATGTGGATCAGATGGTTGCAGAAGCTGAG GACTACTTCTCAAAATGGGGAGACAGTGGTGAGGTGGATATAAAGTATGAACTGGAGCATCTGATCATTTTGACAGCCAGTAGATGTCTCTTGGGCCGAGAAGTTCGCGATAAGCTCTTTGATGATGTTTCTGCCTTGTTCCATGACCTTGACAATGGAATGCTTCCCATCAGTGTTATCTTCCCATACCTGCCCATTCCTGCTCACCGACGCCGCGACCGGGCCCGCAAGAAGCTTGCAGAAATCTTTGCAAAAATCATAGCCTCCCGCAAATGTGCTGGCAAGTCGGAGAATGACATGCTGCAGTGCTTCATTGACTCAAAGTATAAAGATGGCCGCCCGACAACTGAGGCAGAGATCACTGGTCTGTTGATTGCTGCTCTATTTGCTGGTCAGCACACCAGTTCCATCACCTCCACTTGGACTGGGGCGTATCTCCTCCGTCACAAGGAGTACCTATCCGCTGTATTGGAAGAGCAGAAGAACCTGATGGGAAAGCATGGGAATAAGGTTGATCATGATATCTTGTCTGAGATGGACGTCCTGTATCGGTGCATTAAGGAAGCCTTAAGGCTCCACCCCCCGCTGATTTTGCTGCTACGTAGCTCGCATAGTGATTTTAGTGTGACAACCCGAGATGGTAAAGAATATGACATCCCAAAGGGCAACATAGTTGCCACATCACCAGCTTTTGCAAACCGCCTTCCTCATATTTATAAGGATCCAGACAGGTATGATCCTGACAGATTTGCCATTGGGAGAGAAGAGGACAAGGCTGCAGGGGCattctcatatatttcatttGGAGGTGGCAGGCATGGTTGCCTTGGTGAGCCTTTTGCATACCTGCAAATAAAGGCAATATGGAGCAATTTGCTAAGGAATTTTGAGCTGGAGCTTGTGTCACCTTTTCCTGAGATTGATTGGAATGCCATGGTTGTGGGTGTGAAGGGGAAGGTTATGGTACGTTACAAGCGGCGGAAGCTTTGTGTAAATTAA